In Massilistercora timonensis, the following are encoded in one genomic region:
- a CDS encoding lysozyme family protein encodes MAEQSSGLGEAVDVGTSAASHLQAMKTATHLSKTVAGAAAGPFTAVISAAIANRHTLLKAGAVILGFLLLPVLFILMLPGLIFGSLTENTGALNSNALINENIQNTRQAIVEVLEESHADLLEEINTAIAALPEGSTVQIVDPYETTIAVNAHLLISQFCASQDDYENINIDKLQSLIQENKDGLFSYDVAEETVSVEVETEAAEGETPQTETVTFTRYTYTVSFAGDAYFADHVFYLSEEQKELAENYASNLTLFFGAASGTAMAVNLSDEVLAYRSLVSEIAARYGMSDYVELILAVMMQESGGRGSDPMQASESGYNTRFPRGPGTITDPEYSIECGIQALRDVLQKAGCTGPTDLDRIKLALQGYNYGSAYIDWAMERDGGYTKENAIAYSDMMCARPGWNYSIYGDKEYVDHVLRYYQVLNTGGTYPANGMQIPLYIQTEYSNIPYGTGSIADCGCGPTAFAMVASYLTGSTITPVDAVAWCGNSYYKAGEGTYWSYFQAAASHFGCGSVTQTTDANAVLQALSEGRPVISSQSPGLFTSGGHFIVLRGLTADGKVLVNDPNDSDSKNYVSRAFDMMTEIHATSSQYWIFEKK; translated from the coding sequence ATGGCGGAGCAAAGCTCCGGCCTTGGGGAAGCTGTCGATGTAGGCACCAGTGCAGCCTCCCACTTACAGGCCATGAAGACCGCCACCCATCTGTCCAAGACCGTGGCGGGTGCGGCAGCCGGTCCCTTTACGGCAGTCATCAGTGCTGCCATCGCAAACCGGCATACTCTTTTGAAAGCCGGAGCCGTTATCCTGGGGTTTTTATTGCTTCCCGTGCTATTCATCCTGATGCTGCCGGGGCTGATCTTCGGATCTCTGACAGAAAACACCGGTGCTTTAAACAGCAATGCCCTGATCAATGAAAATATCCAGAACACCAGGCAGGCGATTGTGGAAGTCCTGGAAGAAAGCCATGCGGATCTTTTAGAAGAGATCAACACTGCCATTGCAGCGCTTCCGGAGGGCTCCACCGTACAGATCGTAGATCCCTATGAGACGACCATAGCGGTCAATGCCCACCTTTTAATCTCCCAGTTCTGTGCCAGCCAGGATGATTATGAAAATATCAATATCGACAAACTCCAAAGCCTGATCCAGGAAAACAAGGACGGGCTTTTTTCTTATGATGTAGCGGAAGAAACCGTTTCTGTGGAAGTGGAGACGGAAGCCGCAGAAGGGGAAACTCCTCAGACGGAAACCGTTACATTTACCCGCTATACCTATACCGTTTCCTTTGCCGGTGACGCCTATTTTGCTGACCATGTATTTTACTTGAGCGAGGAGCAAAAGGAGCTGGCGGAAAACTATGCCAGTAATCTGACGCTTTTCTTTGGTGCGGCTTCCGGCACGGCTATGGCAGTTAATCTCAGCGATGAGGTGCTTGCCTACCGGTCACTGGTATCCGAGATTGCCGCCCGGTATGGGATGAGCGATTACGTGGAACTGATCCTTGCCGTTATGATGCAGGAGTCCGGCGGACGGGGAAGCGATCCCATGCAGGCATCGGAAAGCGGCTACAATACCCGGTTCCCCAGAGGCCCCGGCACGATCACGGATCCGGAATACTCCATTGAGTGCGGCATCCAGGCGCTCCGGGACGTCCTGCAGAAAGCCGGATGCACCGGGCCGACGGACCTGGACCGGATCAAGCTGGCCCTCCAGGGCTATAATTACGGTTCCGCTTACATCGACTGGGCAATGGAACGGGACGGCGGCTACACAAAGGAAAACGCCATTGCCTACTCCGACATGATGTGCGCCCGGCCCGGCTGGAACTATTCCATCTACGGGGACAAGGAGTACGTGGATCATGTCCTGCGCTATTACCAGGTACTGAATACCGGCGGCACTTACCCGGCGAACGGGATGCAGATCCCCCTCTACATCCAGACGGAATACAGCAATATCCCTTACGGCACCGGCTCCATTGCGGACTGCGGCTGCGGGCCTACTGCCTTTGCCATGGTAGCAAGCTACCTGACTGGCAGCACCATTACTCCGGTGGATGCAGTCGCCTGGTGCGGCAATTCCTATTATAAGGCGGGGGAAGGCACCTACTGGTCCTATTTCCAGGCGGCGGCTTCTCATTTCGGATGCGGAAGCGTCACCCAGACCACGGATGCCAATGCGGTGCTGCAGGCGTTATCAGAAGGCCGTCCGGTCATCTCCTCCCAGAGTCCCGGATTATTCACGTCCGGGGGGCATTTTATCGTCCTGCGGGGGCTGACTGCGGACGGGAAGGTGCTGGTAAACGATCCCAATGATAGCGACTCCAAGAACTACGTGAGCCGTGCATTTGACATGATGACGGAAATCCATGCGACTTCCTCGCAGTATTGGATTTTCGAGAAGAAATAG
- a CDS encoding fimbrial protein, translating to MKQLPANSSPEKKRTVCYGKYLYAAFLLFTLVAANVQPVLASNMWDKANEIMKDVYNQIVLISTIAAVVTASVALLLMNFSKSGKTVDESRAWLKRIIITWAILNGLGFIMAYITPFFAGGTYSG from the coding sequence ATGAAACAGTTACCTGCAAACTCTTCACCGGAGAAAAAGCGGACGGTCTGCTACGGGAAATACCTCTACGCAGCCTTCCTGCTCTTTACTCTTGTCGCTGCGAATGTCCAGCCGGTGCTTGCTTCCAATATGTGGGACAAGGCCAATGAGATCATGAAGGATGTATATAACCAGATCGTCCTCATATCCACCATTGCCGCCGTAGTGACCGCATCCGTGGCGCTGCTTTTGATGAATTTCTCGAAATCCGGCAAAACCGTGGATGAGAGCCGTGCCTGGCTGAAGCGGATCATCATTACCTGGGCGATTCTGAACGGCCTTGGTTTTATTATGGCATACATTACCCCGTTCTTTGCCGGAGGCACATACAGCGGATAA
- a CDS encoding helix-turn-helix transcriptional regulator, producing MEQKLKQDIQIGETIRSLRMERKLTQDQVVSKLQLMDLDITRSIYSQIEGGTYSIRISVLAGLAQIFQVDYNTFFRDVHLPGSE from the coding sequence ATGGAACAAAAACTGAAACAGGATATTCAGATTGGCGAAACCATCCGCTCCCTGCGCATGGAGCGGAAGCTGACACAGGACCAGGTGGTTTCCAAACTGCAGCTTATGGATCTGGACATCACCCGGAGCATCTACTCTCAGATCGAAGGCGGTACCTACAGCATCCGCATCTCGGTCCTTGCAGGCCTGGCCCAGATCTTTCAGGTGGACTATAACACCTTCTTTCGGGATGTCCATCTCCCAGGTTCGGAATAA
- a CDS encoding helix-turn-helix transcriptional regulator — translation MEQSEISRIGRILKERRLQLGYTQEYAAEKAGISYSYYTKIERGQQLPSLEVAMVLSKTFSLSMDRWLLSQAHDSRMSPAALNLIQYVSSLDNKTIETIQELLSKASMVEKQN, via the coding sequence ATGGAACAATCTGAAATCAGTCGGATCGGCAGGATCCTGAAGGAACGGCGGCTCCAGCTCGGATACACCCAGGAATATGCTGCAGAAAAAGCAGGCATTTCCTATTCATACTATACCAAGATTGAACGTGGACAACAACTTCCATCTCTGGAAGTTGCCATGGTCCTTTCCAAAACCTTCAGCCTGTCCATGGATCGCTGGCTTTTAAGCCAGGCGCATGATTCCAGGATGTCACCGGCTGCCTTAAACCTCATCCAATATGTCAGCTCCCTGGATAACAAAACCATCGAAACGATCCAGGAGCTACTCTCCAAAGCCTCCATGGTAGAGAAACAGAACTGA
- a CDS encoding ATP-binding protein, translated as MLIKFSITNFLSFNDKQCFSMEAGKARKNSKRIYRNKNIKLTKCEVIFGANASGKSNLVEAFQFVQDMVVDGLPRGFTNKYFRQIPANQSIPSSFKIELLLDNKHIVYEFSVLLKTGSIEEEHLYELTTSNQEKSIFYRNLKSSIFEAGDYFKNKNAVEKLNMYGEDSIADSELLFLSIINHGKEKMYEDNPELKILRKVYIWFNNLLTVSNPDSILTGYPYFSSSNLNEIANLLNALGTGISDLKIVEVPVDIIKSKVPEELFNKVVADLEKKSAKKGRHHSPSIMLRSYKEFYTFELNKNDDLIIKTIEFSHESKSVYFNLKEESDGTARLLDLIEILLKVSDNRVFVIDEIDRCLHPAMTTRMIELFLKMAEQRNTQLIITSHESRLLATEILRNDEVCFVIKNEKGESILNPLEKYQLRADKKVYSAMFDGTLSDVLPNYNEEKMEFILKKDRS; from the coding sequence ATGCTGATCAAATTTTCGATAACAAATTTCCTTTCCTTTAATGACAAACAATGCTTTTCAATGGAAGCTGGAAAAGCACGCAAAAACTCCAAAAGGATTTATCGGAACAAAAACATAAAGCTGACTAAATGTGAAGTTATTTTCGGAGCCAATGCTTCGGGAAAATCTAACCTGGTAGAAGCATTTCAATTTGTTCAAGATATGGTCGTTGATGGACTTCCACGAGGTTTCACAAATAAGTATTTCCGACAAATTCCGGCTAATCAATCTATTCCTTCTTCCTTCAAAATAGAACTTTTATTGGATAATAAACATATCGTTTATGAGTTCTCTGTCCTATTAAAGACCGGGTCTATAGAAGAGGAACATCTTTATGAATTAACTACTTCAAATCAGGAAAAGAGTATTTTTTACCGCAATTTAAAAAGTAGTATTTTCGAAGCTGGAGATTATTTTAAGAATAAAAATGCTGTTGAGAAATTAAATATGTATGGCGAAGACAGTATCGCAGATAGCGAGTTACTTTTTCTTTCCATAATTAATCACGGGAAGGAAAAAATGTACGAAGACAATCCAGAGTTAAAAATTCTTCGTAAAGTATATATTTGGTTTAACAATTTACTAACTGTAAGCAATCCAGACAGCATACTAACAGGATATCCTTATTTTTCGAGTTCCAACCTGAATGAAATTGCTAATCTCTTAAATGCATTAGGTACAGGGATAAGTGACTTAAAAATTGTTGAAGTTCCTGTAGACATTATAAAGAGCAAAGTGCCTGAAGAACTTTTTAATAAAGTAGTGGCTGATCTCGAAAAAAAATCAGCCAAAAAGGGAAGGCACCATAGTCCTTCCATCATGCTTCGTTCATATAAAGAATTTTATACTTTTGAATTAAATAAAAATGACGATTTAATCATAAAGACTATAGAATTTAGCCATGAGAGTAAATCTGTTTACTTTAATTTGAAGGAAGAATCGGATGGTACTGCACGGCTTTTGGATTTGATAGAAATTCTTTTAAAAGTTTCTGATAATCGGGTGTTTGTTATTGATGAAATAGATCGCTGCTTACATCCTGCAATGACTACACGAATGATAGAATTATTCCTTAAAATGGCAGAGCAACGAAATACTCAACTTATTATTACTAGCCATGAATCACGATTATTAGCGACAGAAATCCTCCGAAATGATGAGGTTTGCTTCGTGATAAAAAATGAAAAGGGCGAATCTATACTCAATCCTCTAGAAAAATACCAACTTCGTGCAGACAAAAAGGTTTATTCTGCAATGTTTGATGGTACTTTGAGTGACGTACTTCCTAATTATAATGAAGAGAAAATGGAATTTATTCTAAAAAAGGATAGAAGCTAA
- a CDS encoding MBL fold metallo-hydrolase, producing MTVKFLSSKGYTDPGANNGDCILIDTGSELVIFDCGCEEHADRVLDYMKKRGYSKAKLVLSHNDGDHFDGIPYLIEQDKISDIYTLLLLKYKDELLKRINDKRITRDSLARRISEIFENIYSLSGLVKLRDIFTDTQVCPGVTIVGPDQEYALDAVAKRIDNRQGDTIDKETVVNAVSTQVKVKVGTNNLLLCGDSSYEAIKDKLEEYSLIQLPHHGKKEQADSIFEQKGSLGITYYVSDNTGNTNGGSKDLPKRGYVIKNTKTGDQICTGWNSSLTNIPVRSYFRGL from the coding sequence TTGACAGTAAAATTTTTATCATCAAAAGGATATACGGATCCAGGAGCAAATAATGGAGATTGTATACTTATTGACACCGGAAGCGAACTTGTGATTTTTGATTGTGGTTGTGAAGAACATGCTGACAGGGTACTCGATTATATGAAGAAAAGAGGTTACTCAAAAGCGAAATTGGTTCTTTCACACAACGATGGAGATCATTTTGATGGGATTCCTTATTTAATAGAGCAAGATAAAATTTCAGATATATACACGCTTTTATTGCTCAAATATAAAGATGAGTTGTTAAAGAGGATAAATGATAAAAGAATAACTAGAGATTCTTTGGCAAGAAGGATTTCTGAAATTTTTGAAAACATATATTCTCTTTCCGGATTGGTTAAATTGAGAGATATATTTACTGATACGCAAGTATGTCCGGGAGTTACGATAGTAGGACCGGATCAGGAATATGCATTGGACGCTGTTGCAAAACGCATCGACAATAGACAAGGCGATACCATTGATAAAGAAACGGTTGTAAATGCCGTGAGCACTCAAGTGAAAGTTAAGGTGGGAACTAATAATCTATTATTATGTGGGGACAGTAGTTATGAGGCCATCAAGGATAAATTAGAGGAATACTCACTGATACAGTTACCACATCATGGAAAAAAAGAACAGGCAGATAGTATTTTTGAGCAGAAAGGGTCTCTCGGGATTACATATTATGTATCCGATAATACAGGTAACACCAACGGAGGATCTAAAGATTTACCAAAACGAGGTTATGTTATCAAAAACACGAAGACTGGAGATCAGATTTGCACAGGGTGGAATTCAAGCTTAACAAACATCCCGGTTCGTTCGTATTTTAGGGGGCTCTGA
- a CDS encoding RNA-binding protein: MSNELNHVTSILTLDADAQLETPQSKADLIWHEIQNAYRTRKILTGKLGGIEKTEAGSLIAIIYYKDFRTVIPISEMMLNLVQDNAHDYGELSLRQNKILNNMLGCEIDFLVKGLDAKTRSIVASRKEAMLKKRQIFYLDTDASGKPKVCEDRIVQARVIAVAEKVVRAEIFGVETSILARDLSFDWLGDARERFRVGDHILVRILDVKAESPEQITVHADVKSVEGNTSKENMKKCKVQGKYAGVVEDIHKGTVFVRLSIGVNAIAHSCYDPRTVGKKDEVSFVVTHIDEERNVAVGLITRIIRQNL, translated from the coding sequence ATGTCAAACGAACTGAACCATGTAACTTCTATCCTTACCCTGGACGCCGATGCTCAGCTGGAAACGCCGCAGTCCAAAGCGGATCTCATCTGGCACGAAATCCAGAACGCCTACCGCACCCGGAAAATCCTCACCGGGAAGCTAGGCGGCATCGAGAAAACGGAGGCCGGCAGTCTGATCGCTATTATCTATTACAAGGACTTCCGTACCGTCATCCCTATCTCGGAAATGATGCTGAATCTTGTCCAGGATAACGCCCACGATTACGGGGAGCTTTCCCTGCGGCAAAATAAAATCCTTAATAATATGCTGGGATGTGAGATTGATTTTCTTGTAAAAGGATTGGATGCAAAGACACGCAGCATTGTAGCAAGCCGGAAAGAGGCCATGCTCAAAAAACGCCAGATTTTTTATCTGGATACAGACGCATCCGGGAAGCCCAAAGTATGCGAAGACCGGATCGTGCAGGCCAGAGTGATCGCGGTGGCAGAAAAGGTTGTCCGGGCTGAAATTTTTGGCGTGGAGACTTCCATTCTGGCAAGGGATCTGTCCTTTGACTGGCTGGGAGACGCCAGGGAACGGTTCCGTGTAGGGGACCACATACTGGTACGGATCCTGGATGTGAAGGCAGAATCTCCGGAACAGATCACAGTCCATGCAGATGTCAAAAGCGTAGAAGGCAATACCAGCAAGGAAAATATGAAAAAATGCAAGGTGCAGGGCAAATATGCCGGTGTTGTGGAAGACATCCACAAAGGCACCGTATTCGTCAGACTCTCGATTGGCGTCAACGCCATCGCTCATTCCTGCTATGATCCCCGCACCGTGGGGAAAAAGGATGAGGTTTCCTTTGTCGTTACACATATTGATGAAGAGCGTAACGTGGCCGTGGGGCTCATTACCCGGATCATTCGGCAGAACCTATAA
- a CDS encoding type IV secretory system conjugative DNA transfer family protein, translating into MNRKWWKLIYLLPISLCTLYAGGYIAQFIRNYRIWTAAGNTPGNGSSPRMPSPHPAACFQAVTDFPYNLYGIGICLVVFGLLIFLLMRMGYDRNGEVPDRERNLNYSTKGTYGTSGFMTPEEMHKVLELTSDVKKSKGTILGKLNGKAVCLPYHTYMNRNVAVYGSSGSMKSRAYVRNAIFQSVARGIDGPGESLIITDPKSELYESMSVYLENEGYTVKCFNLVNPENSDSWNCLMEINGSETMAQVFADVIIQNTGSAKGDHFWDNAEMNLLKALVLYVDQGFQPEAKNIGQVYKLLTMSSEKELNSLFDLLPVSHPAKVPYCIYKQASDTVRSGVIIGLGARLQVFQNKLIRQITSYDEIDLTLPGKQKCAYFCITSDQDSTFDFLSSLFMTFIFIKLVRFADKEGEDGKLPVPVHILADELANTGAILELNKKISVIRSRNLSISCIFQNLPQMQNRYPLNQWQEIIGNCDSQLFLGCTDEVTATFISNRSGDVTVGVSSEAKQLNSWRVSDYTPEYRQTRSIGKRKLLTPDEIQRLPLNKALIILRGQKILEVEKYDYTLHPDSKKLIPRKAADHVPQWRAKAEQEEYDYTPTLAENLKKKPRPGRSGRRSVFSSQEKPLRREPDKHAYPSGHPGELSDQPEEFPDFPEEIVPLDKDSIMS; encoded by the coding sequence ATGAACCGTAAATGGTGGAAGCTCATTTATCTGCTTCCCATCAGCCTCTGCACCTTATATGCAGGCGGCTATATCGCTCAGTTTATCCGAAACTATCGCATCTGGACTGCGGCCGGTAACACACCGGGCAATGGCAGTTCCCCCAGGATGCCCTCCCCGCATCCGGCAGCCTGTTTCCAGGCAGTTACCGATTTTCCGTATAACCTGTACGGGATTGGAATCTGCCTTGTGGTATTTGGACTGCTGATTTTCCTGCTCATGCGGATGGGCTATGACCGCAACGGCGAAGTCCCAGACCGGGAACGGAACCTGAACTACTCTACAAAAGGCACCTATGGCACCTCCGGTTTCATGACGCCGGAGGAGATGCATAAAGTCCTGGAGCTGACTTCTGATGTAAAGAAAAGCAAAGGCACCATCTTAGGCAAGCTGAACGGCAAGGCCGTCTGCCTGCCCTACCACACCTATATGAATCGGAATGTGGCAGTCTACGGTTCCAGCGGATCCATGAAGAGCAGGGCCTATGTCCGTAACGCCATTTTTCAGAGTGTTGCCCGTGGGATTGACGGGCCGGGAGAAAGCCTGATCATAACCGATCCGAAATCTGAACTCTATGAAAGCATGTCCGTGTATCTGGAAAATGAAGGCTATACCGTCAAATGCTTCAACCTGGTCAACCCGGAAAACTCCGACAGCTGGAACTGTCTCATGGAGATCAACGGTTCTGAGACGATGGCTCAGGTCTTTGCCGATGTCATCATCCAGAATACCGGTTCTGCCAAAGGGGATCACTTCTGGGATAATGCGGAAATGAACCTGCTGAAAGCCCTGGTTCTGTATGTAGACCAGGGCTTTCAGCCGGAAGCCAAAAATATCGGGCAGGTGTACAAGCTGCTGACTATGAGTTCTGAAAAAGAGCTGAACAGCCTGTTTGACCTGCTTCCGGTATCCCATCCGGCAAAAGTGCCTTACTGCATCTATAAGCAGGCCAGCGACACGGTGCGCTCCGGTGTCATCATCGGATTAGGTGCCAGGCTGCAGGTGTTTCAAAATAAGCTGATCCGGCAGATCACCTCCTATGATGAGATTGACCTGACGCTGCCGGGCAAACAGAAATGTGCGTATTTCTGTATCACCTCAGACCAGGACAGCACCTTTGATTTCCTCTCCTCTCTGTTCATGACTTTTATCTTTATCAAACTGGTCCGTTTTGCGGACAAAGAGGGGGAGGACGGAAAGCTGCCGGTTCCGGTACATATCCTGGCGGATGAGCTTGCCAATACCGGCGCCATCTTGGAGCTGAACAAAAAAATTTCCGTTATCCGGAGCCGAAACCTGAGCATTTCCTGTATTTTCCAGAATCTGCCCCAGATGCAGAACCGGTATCCGCTAAACCAATGGCAGGAAATCATCGGGAATTGTGACAGCCAGTTATTCTTAGGCTGTACCGATGAAGTGACCGCCACTTTTATTTCCAACCGGTCCGGAGATGTGACGGTTGGAGTCAGCAGCGAAGCGAAGCAGCTCAATTCCTGGCGGGTGTCCGACTACACGCCGGAGTACCGGCAGACCAGATCCATCGGGAAGCGCAAGCTCCTAACACCGGATGAGATTCAGCGGCTGCCCTTAAATAAGGCGCTTATCATCCTGCGGGGACAGAAGATCCTGGAAGTGGAGAAATACGATTATACGCTCCACCCGGATTCCAAAAAGCTGATTCCAAGAAAGGCGGCAGACCATGTTCCCCAGTGGCGGGCGAAAGCCGAGCAGGAAGAATACGACTACACGCCGACTCTTGCTGAAAATTTAAAGAAAAAGCCCCGGCCCGGCCGCAGCGGCAGGCGCTCTGTGTTTTCCTCTCAGGAGAAACCGCTTCGCAGGGAACCGGACAAGCACGCTTACCCTTCCGGTCATCCGGGAGAGCTTAGTGACCAGCCGGAAGAATTTCCGGATTTTCCAGAGGAGATTGTTCCGCTGGATAAAGATTCCATTATGTCTTAA
- a CDS encoding DUF6100 family protein yields the protein MSNQKILYERLAKLEGEIQKLNNTVFALKTTDIRAYPENYGDLSMNAALRAERIACQMRNLVCLAAPEKRSGYLKEAADAQGIKIRQDEDLISITLPGLLPKRKQHVNAAFLHEPLNYALQNYLTVHSLPLYRECVVCFSQIYDRNGPFDRVRDYDNLEFKQLLDTIATYIMVDDSGLYCDSYHTTELGDTDHTVIYVMGKSRFPQWLKGRKNEIETISEIS from the coding sequence ATTTCAAACCAGAAAATACTCTATGAACGGCTTGCGAAGCTGGAAGGAGAGATCCAGAAACTTAACAACACGGTTTTTGCACTGAAAACCACCGATATCCGTGCATATCCGGAAAACTACGGGGATCTGAGTATGAATGCTGCATTGCGGGCGGAACGGATCGCCTGCCAGATGCGGAACCTGGTCTGTCTGGCCGCCCCGGAAAAACGGAGCGGATACTTAAAAGAAGCGGCAGATGCCCAGGGGATTAAGATCCGGCAGGACGAAGATCTGATCTCCATTACGCTTCCGGGCCTGCTTCCCAAAAGAAAGCAGCACGTCAACGCTGCCTTTCTCCATGAGCCGCTAAACTATGCACTGCAGAACTACCTGACGGTCCATTCCCTTCCCCTGTACCGGGAATGTGTGGTCTGCTTCAGCCAGATCTATGACCGGAACGGCCCATTTGACCGGGTACGTGATTACGATAACCTGGAGTTCAAACAGCTTCTGGACACGATTGCCACCTATATCATGGTGGATGACAGCGGGCTTTACTGCGACTCCTACCACACCACGGAGCTGGGAGATACGGATCATACGGTAATCTATGTGATGGGAAAATCCCGGTTTCCCCAGTGGCTGAAAGGACGAAAAAACGAGATTGAAACCATATCGGAAATTTCATGA
- a CDS encoding DUF5697 family protein — MKTRDQIYHREGEKLLRFLTTYHALKYEQVMKMFGNQDSIKSLITSLVKQGRIYHDKEAGLLCDSPEAAKNPDRGTIAAFWVLLDFEKPIVFHTSGDFPVKLHFFSENEEYEILYVPLEQEILVDHVMKSIPRHDVLRLVVLENIQQAAKLSIEGVLAFCVVDDSGSVSYYGRR, encoded by the coding sequence ATGAAAACAAGAGATCAGATATACCACAGGGAAGGAGAAAAGCTCCTGCGCTTCCTGACCACCTACCATGCCCTGAAGTATGAACAGGTAATGAAGATGTTTGGTAACCAGGACTCCATCAAGTCGCTGATCACCAGCCTGGTCAAGCAGGGGAGGATTTATCATGATAAGGAAGCCGGCCTGTTATGTGACAGCCCGGAGGCTGCAAAAAACCCGGATCGAGGCACGATTGCCGCCTTCTGGGTTTTACTGGATTTTGAAAAGCCCATCGTATTTCATACCAGCGGGGATTTTCCTGTGAAACTTCACTTCTTTTCAGAGAATGAGGAATATGAAATCCTCTATGTGCCGCTGGAACAGGAAATTTTGGTGGATCATGTGATGAAGTCCATTCCCCGCCACGATGTGTTGCGTCTTGTGGTGCTGGAAAATATCCAGCAGGCGGCGAAACTCTCGATTGAAGGGGTGCTTGCTTTCTGTGTCGTGGATGACTCCGGCTCTGTCAGCTACTACGGAAGGAGGTAA
- a CDS encoding helix-turn-helix domain-containing protein: MEYQLELKQIVDFPRCRIYRNFIQTLLNDRSIRTTGGSFLFWYLILCSYANYSNSNRRMEQLTYTLSPGEWICSISELQDWFRCRFQHQAISILKHLQEEGCITYSLLEKNRLVKFQITDWQNDNTALKYNYPCKKDTGFFFFPIGKAHKLIQAGKCSEMDILLDLWIHAVYNDPSVLCSDTGPVVYYRNNTGSPLTSFQALGERWGHSKPTVSRLLKKLEKMNLITLVSFRGNHGSMIYLNNYLSIMFNISDVLIDKEEIAMKMKLPIYIPKETPAEETEEPETVCVPETVTDEQITVSKPIPCVPISHIRYMVKKVAKLLDTQGISCCHCPRTRYILSPLSDCKDSIPVIGLNIICPFGAANYRFELTIEPRPESAKLELEKKGGQQSRTVLANTALPKEGRIGQRAKRMHRMEPPEILLPDLSPQRTENAGTGSQEGGDLYAEA, translated from the coding sequence ATGGAATACCAATTAGAACTCAAACAAATCGTAGATTTTCCACGCTGCCGGATCTACCGCAACTTCATACAGACCTTATTAAATGACAGGAGCATCCGAACCACCGGAGGCTCTTTTCTTTTCTGGTATCTGATTCTTTGCTCCTACGCCAATTACAGCAATTCAAACCGGCGCATGGAGCAGCTCACTTATACGCTCTCACCTGGAGAATGGATCTGCAGCATCTCAGAACTGCAGGATTGGTTTCGCTGCCGGTTCCAACATCAGGCCATATCCATCCTGAAGCATCTCCAGGAGGAAGGCTGCATTACCTATTCCCTGCTGGAGAAAAACCGCCTGGTCAAATTCCAGATTACCGACTGGCAAAATGATAATACTGCCCTGAAATACAATTATCCCTGCAAAAAGGATACTGGTTTCTTCTTTTTCCCTATTGGAAAAGCCCACAAGCTGATCCAGGCAGGCAAATGCTCGGAGATGGATATCCTGCTCGATCTGTGGATCCACGCTGTATACAATGATCCGTCTGTCCTCTGCTCTGACACCGGCCCTGTCGTCTATTATCGAAACAATACCGGTTCCCCTCTGACCAGCTTCCAGGCACTGGGAGAACGGTGGGGACATTCCAAACCTACTGTCTCCAGGTTATTAAAAAAGCTGGAGAAGATGAACCTGATCACTCTGGTATCCTTCCGTGGAAATCACGGGAGCATGATTTACCTGAACAATTACCTTTCCATTATGTTTAACATCAGCGACGTGCTGATTGACAAGGAGGAGATAGCTATGAAAATGAAACTGCCGATTTACATTCCCAAAGAGACACCTGCAGAGGAAACTGAAGAACCAGAGACTGTGTGCGTACCAGAAACAGTGACGGATGAGCAGATTACTGTTTCAAAACCGATTCCCTGCGTTCCAATTTCGCACATCCGCTACATGGTCAAAAAAGTCGCAAAACTCCTGGATACACAAGGGATTTCCTGCTGTCACTGCCCCCGGACCAGGTATATATTATCTCCCTTATCAGACTGCAAGGATAGTATACCTGTAATTGGTCTAAATATTATCTGCCCCTTTGGAGCCGCAAATTATCGGTTTGAGTTGACCATAGAACCCAGGCCGGAGTCTGCAAAGCTGGAGCTTGAGAAGAAGGGTGGACAGCAGAGCCGAACCGTACTGGCGAACACTGCCCTTCCGAAAGAGGGCAGGATAGGACAGCGGGCTAAAAGGATGCACCGGATGGAACCACCGGAAATCTTACTGCCGGATCTATCCCCGCAGAGAACGGAAAATGCGGGAACTGGAAGTCAGGAAGGAGGGGATCTGTATGCCGAAGCGTAA